A window of Artemia franciscana unplaced genomic scaffold, ASM3288406v1 Scaffold_3382, whole genome shotgun sequence genomic DNA:
aaatcgtggctaaacaaattcctttctaatctaacaacttgagcaaaatcaacggtggacaggttttccagcaaaaaagtttccaacgattttctctctgaagaaataatatgtcgtttctgttttttgtccttaataatatggactacggtttttaactgtagtgtatgggcaaattgcgtttcttttcgggtatttaaatgtaatttatatcttaaagacttgggaataaggttttcctttctacaggattctaaaaacttttgttgattgataatattagcatgttttttacctagactaataaaataaaagatatcataggtcaactgctccccataagctagacgaaaatagcgacaaagaccacactgcctttccataacaaacaaatacaacgtagaaaaaatagggaaagttttttcaagacaatggaaattatttatgtagatatttcggccctatgtccaagggccgtcttcagcacaatacaatactatatatatatataaaagaacttacatcaaattgtgagaattaaaactgaatataaaaacacttattaaaacaattttttttaaaaatatagccctagcatccttacttcagcgaagttcaaccaggactggcgaaaagaatgaaatgaagaaatataaactcattcaaactaaagagaataaaatgattagatgcaatttcttaaagctaatcttgcttgtttagcagcctgtctcaaaggccttttcgtagttggttcagtactattataaattggtttagtaaaatattttgttagatcatttttaattaaatttgagtataaagaatttagtgagtattcccccaagtccctgttcaaagaaatatttttattgattttgagattaatttcaattgattctcgaaccacctgttttattcccaaatcattactaatgagtgaagagttttcaaaaagtatcatgtgggacggattattaaaaatatgccaacctagagcagaatcaaaggaattgttggaaccatttgaaattaaggccttgtctatgtcatttttatgctgatgtaaccttttgtctagattctgatgggtcctgccgacatagtattttccgcaatcacagggtatttgatagacccctctttggcgagtaactggggtcttatctttacccgaatttaagaaattgatgattttaaaattattagtaaaaactaggtacagattattttttgtgcaaatattttttaattttgttgtaatctttgggatatacggaagatagacaatatttgagggcttatcaatagcctcacattgtgaagtatcttattcgattttacaagaatgtctttttattctacggctaattattttatttacaaaaggaatggggtatccattaccaaaaagaatatctctgataaaatttatttctgcatttatatatgaatgggagcaaatatttagggcacgatcaatgagggaaattacaactgctcttttaacttgtggggggtgatttttaattaaagtgaagatatctattgttttgtgttggctttcgatatatagtaaaatccagttcatcagctttacgaataattaatacatctaaaaacggtagtttattttcaatttcaacttcaagggtgaactgcaaatttcggtcataagtgttaagatgatctaagaagccccgaagttcagcttccccataattccaaagtgaaattacgtcatccatataacgaccccaatagacatgttttagaaaataagaattcaatgcccaattctcaagattctcgacgtaaatatttgctagtagcccggataaaggtgcccccatgggtaatccatttttttgctgataaaaagaatcgcgaaattgaaaatacatagaaaacttattacaaattttaacaagagtcattaaaacttcacaatcaattcctgtcgctgaagtctcgatcaagtggtaattttcttctattttgttttttaataattcctctgaaatagttacatctatatttgtgtacatggaaacaatgtcgaaactactaactattgtgttttctgaaatacttgtgttgctaagttttttaatcaaatctgccgagttatgaatataggaattttgagaatacaataaaggtttgaaagctgcacaaagccattttccaatattggcagcgggagctttagtacaagccacaataggtcttaagggaataccctgtttatgtatttttggtaaaccgtagagtttaggacagaaactaccacggggaaaaaatttattgtatagttgtggggtgattttaccattttgttttagctgctttaattcatttataatattattagtgaactgatcagtaggatcatgagttattgtttgatatgtaattgtgtcatttaaatgcgaaaaaattttgttgtcatagtctgttgtattcatgacaacaagtgaattgcttttgtctgctttagttattataatagaaggatcttttcggagattagatagtatttttatgtcatgcagattttccggtgtggaattagtaggaggcttaaactttttttggctattatagaggatatttattagaccagatctaacttcatccgggttagagacagaaggatagtgtttatgcgaagtggactctagagaggaaactatatctgccacaggaacctgtttcggtagaaaagaaaattttggacctttttctagtgtttcgatttcctgggttccaatgttttagaagagaggttaacgatagcaggcccaggagtgaatcttggagaataaatacggtttctcatcgaagattcatttcgtaagccctctaattttttatagatgcgttccttggacaagcgaaaatcgtggctaaacaaattcctttctaatctaacaacttgagcaaaatcaacggtggacaggttttccagcaaaaaagtttccaacgattttctctctgaagaaataatatgtcgtttctgttttttgtccttaataatatggactagggtttttaactgtagtgtatgggcaaattgcgcttcttttcgggtatttaaatgtaatttatatcttaaagacttgggaataaggttttcctttctacaggatactagagtccgctttgcataaacactatccttttgtctctaacccggatgaagttagatctggtctaataaatatcctctataatagccaaaaaaagtttaagcctcctactaaatccacaccggaaaatctgcatgacataaaaatactatctaatctccgaaaagatccttctattataataactaaagcagacaaaagcaattcacttgttgtcatgaatacaacagactatgacaacaaaattttttcgcatttaaatgacacaattacatatcaaacaataactcatgatcctactgatcagttcactaataatattataaatgaattaaagcagctaaaacaaaatggtaaaatcaccccacaactatacaataaattttttccccgtggtagtttctgtcctaaactctacggtttaccaaaaatacataaacagggtattcccttaagacctattgtggcttgtactaaagctcccgctgccaatattggaaaatggctttgtgcagctttcaaacctttattgtattctcaaaattcctatattcataactcggcagatttgattaaaaaacttagcaacacaagtatttcagaaaacacaatagttagtagtttcgacattgtttccatgtacacaaatatagatgtaactatttcagaggaattattaaaaaacaaaatagtagaaaattaccacttgatcgagacttcagcgacaggaattgattgtgaagttttaatgactcttgttaaaatttgtaataagttttctatgtattttcaatttcgcgattctttttatcagcaaaaaaatggattacccatgggggcacctttatccgggctactagcaaatatttacgtcgagaatcttgagaattgggcattgaattcttattttctaaaacatgtctattggggtcgttatatggatgacgtaatttcactttggaattatggggaagctgaacttcggggcttcttagatcatcttaacacttatgaccgaaatttgcagttcacccttgaagttgaaattgaaaataaactaccgtttttagatgtattaattattcgtaaagctgatgaactggattttactatatatcgaaagccaacacaaaacaatagatatcttcactttaattcaaatcaccccccacaagttaaaagagcagttgtaatttccctcattgatcgtgccctaaatatttgctcccattcatatataaatgcagaaataaattttatcagagatattctttttggtaatggataccccattccttttgtaaataaaataattagccgtagaataaaaagacattcttgtaaaatcgaagaagatacttcacaatgtgaggctattgataagccctcaaatattgtctatcttccgtatatcccaaagattacaacaaaattaaaaaatatttgcacaaaaaataatctgtacgtagtttttactaataattttaaaatcatcaatttcttaaattcgggtaaagataagaccccagttactcgccaaagaggggtctatcaaataccctgtgattgcggaaaatactatgtcggcaggacccatcagaatctagacaaaaggttacatcagcataaaaatgacatagacaaggccttaatttcaaatggttccaacaattcctttgattctgctctaggttggcatatttttaataatccgtcccacatgatactttttgaaaactcttcactcattagtaatgatttgggaataaaacaggtggttcgacaatcaattgaaattaatctcaaaatcaataaaaatatttctttgaacagggacttgggggaatactcactaaattctttatactcaaatttaattaaaaatgatctaacaaaatattttactaaaccaatttataatagtactgaaccaactacgaaaaggcctttgagacaggctgctaaacaagcaagattagctttaagaaattgcatctaatcattttattctctttagtttgaatgagtttatatttcttcatttcattcttttcgccagtcctggttgaacttcgctgaagtaaggatgctagggctatatttaaaaaaaaaattgttttaataagtatttttatattcagttttaattctcacaatttgatgtaagttcttttatatatatatatagtattgtattgtgctgaagacggcccttggacatagggccgaaatatctacataaataatttccattgtcttgaaaaaactttccctattttttctacgttgtatttgtttgttatggaaaggcagtgtggtcttcgtcgctattttcgtctagcttatggggagcagttgacctatgatatcttttattttattagtctaggtaaaaaacatgctaatattatcaatcaacaaaaatttttagaatcctgtagaaaggaaaaccttattcccaagtctttaagatataaattacatttaaatacccgaaaagaagcgcaatttgcccatacactacagttaaaaaccctagtccatattattaaggacaaaaaacagaaacgacatattatttcttcagagagaaaatcgttggaaacttttttgctggaaaacctgtccaccgttgattttgctcaagttgttagattagaaaggaatttgtttagccacgattttcgcttgtccaaggaacgcctctataaaaaattagagggcttacgaaatgaatcttcgatgagaaaccgtatttattctccaagattcactcctgggcctgctatcgttaacctctcttctaaaacattggaaccccaggaaatcgaaacactagaaaaaggtccaaaattttcttttctaccgaaacaggttcctgtggcagatatagtttcctctctagagtccgctttgcataaacactatccttctgtctctaacccggatgaagttagatctggtctaataaatatcctctataatagccaaaaaaagtttaagcctcctactaattccacaccggaaaatctgcatgacataaaaatactatctaatctccgaaaagatccttctattataataactaaagcagacaaaagcaattcacttgttgtcatgaatacaacagactatgacaacaaaattttttcgcatttaaatgacacaattacatatcaaacaataactcatgatcctactgatcagttcactaataatattataaatgaattaaagcagctaaaacaaaatggtaaaatcaccccacaactatacaataaattttttccccgtggtagtttctgtcctaaactctacggtttaccaaaaatacataaacagggtattcccttaagacctattgtggcttgtactaaagctcccgctgccaatattggaaaatggctttgtgcagctttcaaacctttattgtattctcaaaattcctatattcataactcggcagatttgattaaaaaacttagcaacacaagtatttcagaaaacacaatagttagtagtttcgacattgtttccatgtacacaaatatagatgtaactatttcagaggaattattaaaaaacaaaatagaagaaaattaccacttgatctagacttcagcgacaggaattgattgtgaagttttaatgactcttgttaaaatttgtaataagttttctatgtattttcaatttcgcgattctttttatcagcaaaaaaatggattacccatgggggcacctttatccgggctactagcaaatatttacgtcgagaatcttgagaattgggcattgaattcttattttctaaaacatgtctattggggtcgttatatggatgacgtaatttcactttggaattatggggaagctgaacttcggggcttcttagatcatcttaacacttatgaccgaaatttgcagttcacccttgaagttgaaattgaaaataaactaccgtttttagatgtattaattattcgtaaagctgatgaactggattttactatatattgaaagccaacacaaaacaatagatatcttcactttaattcaaatcaccccccacaagttaaaagagcagttgtaatttccctcattgatcgtgccctaaatatttgctcccattcatatataaatgcagaaataaattttatcagagatattttttttggtaatggataccccattccttttgtaaataaaataattagccgtagaaaaaaaaagacattcttgtaaaatcgaagaagatacttcacaatgtgaggctattgataagccctcaaatattgtctatcttccgtatatcccaaagattacaacaaaattaaaaaatatttgcacaaaaaataatctgtacctagtttttactaataattttaaaatcatcaatttcttaaattcgggtaaagataagaccccagttactcgccaaagaggggtctatcaaataccctgtgattgcggaaaatactatgtcggcaggacccatcagaatctagacaaaaggttacatcagcataaaaatgacatagacaaggccttaatttcaaatggttccaacaattcctttgattctgctctaggttggcatatttttaataatccgtcccacatgatactttttgaaaactcttcactcattagtaatgatttgggaataaaacaggtggttcgagaatcaattgaaattaatctcaaaatcaataaaaatatttctttgaacagggacttgggggaatactcactaaattctttatactcaaatttaattaaagatgatctaacaaaatattttactaaaccaatttataatagtactgaaccaactacgaaaaggcctttgagacaggctgctaaacaagcaagattagctttaagaaattgcatctaatcattttattctctttagtttgaatgagtttatatttcttcatttcattcttttcgccagtcctggttgaacttcgctgaagtaaggatgctagggctatatttttaaaaaaaattgttttaataagtgtttttatattcagttttaattctcacaatttgatgtaatttcctttatatatatatatatagtattgtattgtgctgaagacggcccttggacatagggccgaaatatctacataaataatttcagttgtcttgaaaaaactttccctattgtttctacgttgtatttgtttgataGACCTTTCGATAAATCTgtgtttgttttatcaaaaaaacttgatgtgtataaaagtgaaatggaAGAATTGTCTGCAGGGATTGAGATAGAAACTAtattaaatctaattaaaataactagcaggtatactaattatttcaaatttagagacaatttttaccatcaagttagAGGATTAGCAATGGGAGGACCCTTAAGTCCACTGTTGGCTAATATTTATGTGGAGTATATAGAAAATTTAGCTAttgatacatattttttaaaaccaaaattttggggcagatatatggatgatgtagtagttatttggaattatggggaatcacaaattgaaggttttcttgaacatttaaataatttgggaggggaattagtttttacaattgaaaatgaaacagagaaaaaattaccgtttctggatatttggatccatagaaagaataataaactaGTGTTTTCAATTTACCGTAAACCAACTAATAACAACCGCTATTTGTCTTTCACATCAAATCACCCGATCCAAGTAAAAAGGGGGGTAGTTATTTCTTTAGTGGATAGAGTGTTAAATTTAGCTTCACCAGAATACATTAgtagtgaattaatttttattaaggatattctagtaggaaatggatatcccgaaaatatgatttctcaaataattgaaaaaaagaaaaaaaagttactggaacctgtaaaattagaagaaaatgaatcaaatcaaaaaccaaattacataactttgccttatatcccaaggttgtcacagaaattaaggaaagaattaaaaaaacataatataaaaacagcttttaaatcaggacaaaatataagctcatggctaaataacagaaaagataaagttccaagaaatatacaacagggggtatacaaaattccatgctcttgtggtaaattttatgtaggtagaacacagcagaatttaaaaaataggctacagcaacacaaatatgcgatagattgctcgctaagacaaaataaaaaaaacctgatacttttgaatccgctatagctggtcacgtgtataattttcctcatcatagtattttatttgatcagacaaaaattattgataagtctgtaggacttttacaaagtttcagagaaattatagaaataaaaaagattatctatgggggtattagtatcaatagagatgagggggaatttaaaataaattcaatttataatagtttaattaaagaccagtcaaaaacttcaatgagtatttgtttgcataattgtcctgaaacaagtaataaccttgcgaacggaggtcaaagcatggtcaatgctgtaagaagtcaacggacggcagctaaaatagcaaatgaaaaaatccattcaatttataattcataattgtgtttcattaacctgtaagattttgattggatttgggggttgggtaacctctttttcgtattgttacaagtatttatatttttcatttttgatagatccccatttatacagcgattgtggcagaggaaagtgccaatagaaacaattattgcagttttttctaaggttacagtcaagtgcgggagtgtttgttttaaaaatgtgagttcttgtttcttgttatatttgattgtttatatttttagtttggtttagttgtcgtggcatttttaaaatgtcttaaaaatagtcttaaattgttgtaattttctccctttttgttttttttttcccgttgagaaaggctcccggaggtggggccgaaatattcggtgtattttttattttttgttagttaaagtgtagtttttattttattttgttgtcactgctttatttaaaaaaattaaacccgttttttcttcaattatttgtttcgtaaatTAATTATATACCATTATCTGCCACCTAGTGTCTTATGTTACAGGTAAATATGCATTCAAATTAGCGCGCCATAAGCTTCATTCATCAAGAAATaatctgaaaaaagtttgaaagttctaacttcaaaactccattttatacaaaagtttgaagttgaGGAATGGATGGATCTCAAAATAGTGCAGAACCAGGTAAGACTCCAGTCTATGTGTAAGAATATGGATGAATCTAAGGCCATATCTAACAACTAATACTTAGACAAGATAAGTAAAGACATCTAGTGGCCAAAAATAGACTAACTGCGTGAACACTGGAGGGCAGGCGATTTTTCTCAAACTACGTGCCCTCAACCGAGTACAGTGTGATCAACGCATAGCAAACTGAGCAAGCGGCgtgtaatttttgcattgcttttttcgttgtttctttcaaatataatattctATGTACGGTGAATTTACACGTGgtaaatctatttgaaaaattctcGGAAGGAGAGGGAAAACGTAAAAGCTGTAATTTGTACATTTCTTTGACTAAGTTGGGTTGTAAATAAGGGTTGTAAATGCTAAGTTGGGttgtaaatttgtaaatttgaagTTGGGTTCTAGATGATTTTCCTAGGTTGTTTCCTTAAGAAGAACTTTGATTGTTGTTCATAGAACTATAAGACTCGTTTGGTCCTGAGattcagttatttttctgttaaaattctttttaaactttcacCAGgctgatgaaaaaatattttaattttggttgttAAACACAcacaatttgaaatatatacttcaaaatatgaaaaatataattcattgGCAGcgtatttgcttcttttttgttttccccagaCCAATTCGAATGGTACGAGTGGTCTTAAAAACTTAAGAGGGGacccatttgattggaattttaagtatctttatTAGAAATTGAGAGTTATTAGAGGACAACCAGCAACTCCCAAGCCATTTTTtcttagcatagttgaaaagcccagtAACTATGGACCTAGGGGTGTCATGCCCCTCTGACAAGGGATATTAATTGTGCAAgtcgaccattgtttacatttaagGTGTCATTAGTGGGACAAAGGGCCTGTTTGTACCTGAAAGTATGAAAAGGCTGAGagcattaaggtaaaacttttaggGCATGCTATGGATGAGGTTAATTTAGATGTTCATCCAGGTTTACCAAACGGTGCATCTGCAATATCCCAGGAATGGCTAAGGGTGGGTTGTTAGTTTGAAATTTCCAAGGAATGTTCAGCAGTATGTTAAACTAgatcaaaatacactatttaCATCTATGTTTTCCGAAATACACTTAGGAACTTACTGTATATCTTAGGAACTACTAAGTGTATTATCGAAGCTTTCGAAGTGTCATTTTTGTAAACGatatgggttaaaaataaataaattaaataaaaagtcacGATGGGCATCTATATGGTCAAAAGGATGCATCTGTATAGTGTAAGAAACAGCTAAagataataaagataaaataaacagCTAAAGAAAGTCGTATCTAgaaatgttttattatcatttctaCACCGTTTTCTTTATCCTAATAATGACGAACAGGGCAATGAGTGCAGTTTTACAACTATTTTTTTCAGGTCCTTCGCAGCGTCCAAGGCGTTTGCGCGTCAACCAGCAgcaaattttgaacatttttgatcaaattgatagTGACATCTCCGATACAGACCTTCTGGATAGCGACGAGGAGCAGGACGATTACGACCCTCGACCCAATGCAGGAACGGCAGCAGTGAATTCCAGGGAAAGTGCATCAACTGAAGGCGAGGAAGTTGATGTAAGGCCTCCACCGAGGAAGGGCAGAACCAAGgtttggaagaagaaaaaatttggtaaagCTTATAAAAGCACAGCCCCAAGTCTACCTGTACCAGGTCATGATGAGCCTATAAACTATTTTGCGGAATATCTAACAGaagatttttttgaaatcacTGCGAACCAAACCAACCTGTACTCCGTCCAGAAGACTGGAAAATCCATTGATACTAACGCAGTCgaaatgaagaagttttttgggATTCACGTTGCCATGGGGGTTTTCAATCTCCCACAATACCGGATGTACTGGGGTACACGAACGCGCATCCCACTCATCGCTGATACGATGAACTTCAACAGATTTTCCCGCCTTCGGTCCTTCGTTCACTTGGTTGATAATACTTCCAAAGACCCTGATAACTTGGATCGTCTTTGGAAAGTGCGACCTATTATTGATATTGTGCAGAAGAAAACGCAGACTATTTCTCCGTCTGAGCACCTCTCCTGTGACGAGCAGATGGTCCCTTTTACTGGAAACCTTGATATCAAACAGTATATTCGGGAAAAACCTTGCCCATGGGGCATCAAAATCTTCGTGCTGTGTAATGCGGATGGAAGAGTActctcttttgaaatttatcaGGGCAAAAAGACGAACATGCTGAAGAGTACAAAAGCTTTGGCCTCGGAGCAGGTATGGTTTTGAATCTTGCTGGACGACTTCAGCTTGTGAAATTTACTAAACTTTATTTCGACAATTTCTTTACGTCTTTGGCTTTGCTGGAAAGACTAAGTGAGATGGACCTCTACGGAACAGGCACTATACGAAGCAACAGGCTTCAGGGAGCTATGCTGGAAACTGATTCTGACATGAAAAAGAGAGGAAGGGGCTCATTCTGTGAAGTAGTGGTT
This region includes:
- the LOC136043164 gene encoding piggyBac transposable element-derived protein 3-like; this translates as MTNRAMSAVLQLFFSGPSQRPRRLRVNQQQILNIFDQIDSDISDTDLLDSDEEQDDYDPRPNAGTAAVNSRESASTEGEEVDVRPPPRKGRTKVWKKKKFGKAYKSTAPSLPVPGHDEPINYFAEYLTEDFFEITANQTNLYSVQKTGKSIDTNAVEMKKFFGIHVAMGVFNLPQYRMYWGTRTRIPLIADTMNFNRFSRLRSFVHLVDNTSKDPDNLDRLWKVRPIIDIVQKKTQTISPSEHLSCDEQMVPFTGNLDIKQYIREKPCPWGIKIFVLCNADGRVLSFEIYQGKKTNMLKSTKALASEQVWF